One segment of Nerophis lumbriciformis linkage group LG35, RoL_Nlum_v2.1, whole genome shotgun sequence DNA contains the following:
- the pdgfrl gene encoding platelet-derived growth factor receptor-like protein, with amino-acid sequence MKLCLVLCLALFWMELQLGAGQQANKRRKDAGENRIRPGGKRGKARQPKLKEGGGRGHTLLTQVLEKGRFLRLGQSTVLNPGNDLELRCKGSKIGWTYPPYLDTFNDTRLSVIQSDKYGQLILTSPSAADTGRYSCYVIVCDGSECEKDHDHAFASHIYFADKDNLFVPSDIHFQIVYMRPDKPAVVPCRVTTPHATVSLHREVPPEEIAANGTLVTYDPAEGFVLQTPSLEYQGVFYCKAVVKGTPQISTKYQLLYVEVPSSPPFVSLKASSKLVNGGDNVNVTCSVIGEPDVDVSFTWSYPGQGQRPVHIHTTWRLVNRGRGQTTRMTQSVLSVEDMETIDFGKYICKAKNQHGETLVTTDITSD; translated from the exons GTGCCGGCCAACAAGCCAACAAGAGAAGAAAGGATGCAGGAGAGAACCGCATTAGGCCAGGAGGCAAACGAGGGAAGGCGCGTCAACCCAAACTGAAAGAAGGCGGAGGCAGAGGCCACACCCTGCTGACCCAGGTGTTGGAAAAGGGGCGCTTCCTACGTCTGGGCCAGAGTACCGTTCTGAACCCTGGGAACGACCTGGAGCTGCGCTGCAAAGGCAGTAAGATCGGTTGGACTTACCCCCCCTACCTGGACACGTTCAACGACACGCGTCTCAG CGTCATACAGAGTGACAAGTACGGTCAGCTCATCCTGACGTCGCCGTCTGCCGCCGACACCGGAAGGTACAGCTGCTATGTGATCGTGTGTGACGGTAGTGAGTGCGAAAAGGACCACGACCACGCGTTCGCCTCCCACATCTATTTTGCAG ACAAGGACAACCTCTTTGTCCCATCGGACATCCACTTCCAGATTGTCTACATGCGCCCGGACAAGCCCGCCGTTGTGCCGTGTCGAGTGACCACCCCGCACGCCACGGTGTCGCTGCACAGAGAGGTCCCCCCCGAGGAGATAGCTGCCAATGGGACCTTGGTGACTTACGACCCTGCCGAGGGTTTTGTCCTGCAGACGCCCAGCCTGGAGTACCAGGGGGTGTTCTACTGCAAGGCGGTGGTCAAAGGAACCCCACAAATCTCTACTAAATACCAGCTGCTCTATGTGGAGG TTCCTAGTAGTCCGCCATTCGTGAGCCTGAAGGCTTCTTCTAAGCTGGTGAATGGAGGCGACAACGTCAACGTGACCTGCAGTGTGATAGGGGAGCCTGACGTGGACGTGAGCTTCACCTGGTCTTATCCAGGCCAG GGGCAGCGTCCAGTTCACATCCACACAACATGGAGGCTGGTCAACAGAGGACGCGGTCAAACTACACGAATGACCCAGAGCGTGCTGAGCGTGGAAGACATGGAAACCATCGACTTTGGAAAGTACATCTGCAAAGCCAAGAACCAACACGGCGAGACGCTGGTGACAACAGACATCACGTCAGACTAG